In the Leptospira sp. WS4.C2 genome, one interval contains:
- a CDS encoding DUF192 domain-containing protein, with translation MKIRIGILLVLLTLSVCKQAESFPSQTNTPEILFGSVADRALKLEIANTPSTRATGLMYRTKLGEDEGMLFVFPRPDFLSFWMKNTLIPLSIGYFSEDMRLLESFDMKPNQTEEVYNARKPAMYALEVNQGWFAKHKIGKDAVLTLERKVSARD, from the coding sequence ATGAAAATACGGATTGGAATTCTTCTTGTTCTTTTGACTTTGTCTGTTTGTAAACAAGCAGAATCCTTTCCGTCTCAAACCAACACCCCAGAGATTTTATTTGGTAGCGTAGCAGATCGTGCTTTAAAATTAGAAATTGCCAACACTCCTTCCACAAGGGCTACGGGCCTTATGTACCGAACTAAGCTCGGAGAGGATGAAGGAATGCTTTTTGTTTTTCCTCGCCCTGATTTTTTAAGTTTTTGGATGAAGAACACTCTGATTCCTTTGTCGATTGGTTACTTTTCAGAAGATATGCGACTTTTAGAATCATTCGATATGAAACCAAACCAAACAGAGGAAGTTTACAACGCAAGAAAACCAGCAATGTATGCTTTGGAAGTCAACCAAGGTTGGTTCGCAAAACACAAAATAGGTAAGGATGCAGTCCTCACTTTGGAAAGAAAGGTCTCTGCCAGAGATTAA
- a CDS encoding response regulator — protein MSKGYIICVDDEVSVLETLAEQLLARFGESHIIETASSAEEALSLIDEIISSNDIVELIVSDQVMPGMKGDRFLEQVHHRLPDAIKILLTGQAGLDSAIYAINNGGLSRYVEKPWNIDELSKDIKDLLDKFRQNLENQHLIQALNRRIIELESQQ, from the coding sequence ATGAGTAAAGGTTATATTATATGTGTCGATGATGAAGTATCGGTATTGGAAACGCTTGCAGAACAACTTCTGGCTCGATTTGGCGAATCTCATATCATAGAGACCGCAAGTAGTGCCGAAGAAGCACTTTCCCTCATCGACGAAATCATCAGCAGCAACGACATCGTGGAGTTGATTGTTTCTGACCAAGTGATGCCTGGAATGAAAGGGGATCGATTTTTGGAGCAGGTGCACCATCGCCTTCCTGATGCGATTAAAATCCTTCTCACCGGTCAGGCTGGACTTGATTCTGCAATCTATGCCATTAATAACGGGGGACTCAGTCGGTATGTCGAAAAACCTTGGAACATTGACGAACTATCCAAAGACATCAAAGACCTACTCGATAAGTTTCGGCAGAATTTGGAAAACCAACACCTCATCCAAGCTCTCAACCGTCGCATCATCGAGTTGGAATCTCAGCAGTAA
- the lpxK gene encoding tetraacyldisaccharide 4'-kinase: MKIFLYLLYPLSLIYRFLFWWFRRGISPFHLPNVLVISVGNLTVGGTGKTPFVQYLVRFFKETYPGYAITVLSRGYKAEKTKEGAILPSGLEPKLYGDEPSQHKEMFSDIQVIIGRDRKNSFLKYNQIVSPKHIVILDDGFQHKQLYRNFDFVLLDSNSAFGNGLTLPLGFLREPIGHSKRANAIIFTKVTSKNKHQLDGYRNDLKKEGVSVPVFHSSFLVTLTEVFLNENLVQKPVPLHSNLNSKYFLVTGVGNPQNVYDTAKLSLVSESIRTKFFPDHFEYTTGSLLSLSNEIQTDEILITTEKDWIKMRRDTSFIRQLMKMNIRVMLLIVQVSVEEDQEMKSILAGLVSTYESKTDPVSKT, translated from the coding sequence ATGAAAATATTCCTGTACTTACTTTACCCTTTGAGTTTGATCTACCGTTTCCTCTTTTGGTGGTTCAGGCGAGGGATTTCGCCATTTCACTTACCAAATGTTTTAGTGATTAGTGTGGGAAATCTCACTGTGGGGGGAACTGGCAAAACACCTTTTGTTCAATATTTGGTCCGGTTTTTTAAAGAAACATATCCTGGTTATGCGATCACAGTTTTATCCAGAGGATACAAAGCAGAAAAAACGAAAGAAGGAGCCATTCTGCCGAGTGGCCTCGAACCAAAGTTATATGGCGATGAACCAAGCCAACATAAGGAAATGTTTTCGGACATACAGGTAATTATTGGTAGAGATAGAAAAAATTCCTTTCTGAAATATAATCAAATTGTATCTCCAAAACATATTGTTATCCTCGATGATGGATTCCAACACAAACAATTATACCGGAATTTTGACTTTGTTTTGCTCGATTCCAATTCCGCTTTTGGAAATGGGTTAACTCTTCCCTTAGGTTTTTTGCGAGAACCGATTGGTCATAGCAAAAGAGCCAATGCCATCATCTTTACTAAAGTAACTTCTAAAAACAAACATCAATTGGATGGATATAGAAATGATCTAAAAAAAGAGGGAGTTTCAGTTCCCGTTTTCCATTCAAGTTTTCTAGTTACCCTTACAGAAGTTTTTTTGAATGAAAATTTAGTTCAGAAACCAGTCCCGCTGCATTCAAATTTAAATTCGAAATACTTTTTAGTGACAGGGGTTGGAAATCCACAGAATGTTTATGATACAGCAAAGTTATCGTTGGTCTCAGAATCCATCCGAACTAAATTCTTTCCCGACCATTTTGAGTATACCACTGGTTCTTTGTTATCGTTATCAAATGAAATTCAAACCGATGAGATTCTCATCACAACCGAAAAAGATTGGATTAAGATGCGAAGGGATACCAGTTTTATAAGGCAACTCATGAAAATGAATATTCGGGTTATGTTATTAATAGTCCAAGTTTCCGTGGAAGAAGATCAGGAAATGAAGTCTATATTAGCTGGTCTCGTTTCCACATACGAATCAAAAACCGATCCGGTTTCAAAGACTTAA
- a CDS encoding ABC transporter ATP-binding protein translates to MASVVLENLSKDYHGFSKPWKRILAGLSFGYFGIDSKYTALRSLNLTVGSGEILGIIGRNGAGKSTLLKLITGVISRDKGNLIVNGSVRALLELSVGFNPELSGEENVYFNGLVWGYKPSEIKELTNSIFEFAELAEFRNSPLKNYSSGMAMRLGFSLATAKRPDILIVDEALAVGDASFQQKCLKRIKEFSNLGSCILVVSHDLGLISYFCTRAILLNQGNLLFDGNPKQTIEEYMHVLAGKSEPSVSSLSSESIKDIHISLRNEKGIETLHHFLGEKVTVRIEFQTKKLITDGTVGFHIDSEKGIRIFGTNSYHLGKENITIKESETSVVEFQFPIQFSDGKYSLGVSIHKGESHIEGSYFWGESVLDFEVERGKIQKSVGVCHLPTEFTFQTLPKSE, encoded by the coding sequence ATGGCTTCTGTTGTTTTAGAAAATCTTTCCAAGGACTACCATGGATTTTCAAAACCTTGGAAAAGAATTCTTGCAGGACTTAGTTTTGGATACTTCGGTATTGATTCTAAATACACCGCCTTACGGTCGCTCAATTTAACTGTTGGTTCCGGTGAAATCTTAGGGATCATTGGTAGGAATGGTGCCGGAAAATCCACACTTCTTAAATTGATTACTGGGGTCATTAGTAGGGATAAGGGAAACCTTATTGTGAATGGATCGGTTCGTGCCCTTCTCGAACTCAGTGTGGGTTTTAATCCAGAACTTTCTGGGGAAGAAAATGTGTATTTTAACGGACTTGTTTGGGGTTATAAACCTTCTGAGATCAAGGAACTTACAAATTCCATTTTCGAATTTGCAGAGTTGGCGGAGTTTCGAAATTCTCCCTTAAAGAATTATAGTTCTGGAATGGCGATGCGACTTGGTTTTAGTCTCGCGACTGCCAAACGACCCGATATCTTAATTGTTGATGAAGCCTTGGCAGTAGGGGATGCCAGTTTCCAACAAAAATGTTTGAAACGGATCAAAGAATTTTCAAATCTCGGATCTTGTATTTTGGTTGTGAGTCATGATTTAGGACTTATATCTTACTTCTGTACAAGGGCAATCTTACTCAACCAAGGTAACTTGTTGTTTGATGGAAATCCAAAACAAACCATCGAAGAATACATGCATGTGTTAGCTGGGAAATCAGAACCATCTGTTTCTTCACTGTCTTCGGAATCCATTAAGGACATTCATATTTCCTTAAGAAATGAAAAAGGGATAGAAACTCTCCATCATTTTCTAGGCGAAAAAGTCACAGTCCGGATCGAATTCCAAACAAAGAAATTGATCACTGACGGAACCGTTGGATTTCATATTGATAGCGAAAAGGGAATTCGGATTTTTGGGACTAATTCTTACCATTTGGGAAAAGAAAATATAACGATAAAAGAATCGGAAACATCTGTCGTAGAATTCCAATTTCCCATCCAATTCAGTGATGGGAAATACAGCCTAGGTGTTTCCATCCATAAGGGTGAATCCCATATCGAAGGAAGTTATTTTTGGGGGGAATCCGTTTTAGATTTTGAGGTCGAACGAGGTAAAATTCAAAAATCTGTCGGAGTTTGTCATCTACCAACCGAATTTACATTCCAAACTCTTCCCAAATCAGAATAG
- a CDS encoding glycogen/starch/alpha-glucan phosphorylase codes for MVVTNPRLITLLSEEQKADLASMEKQFAHHLEYTIGKNRFNLKNEDIYKALGHTIRDFLIDRLNVTHERYRNENPKRVFYFSLEFLMGRTLMNALINLGLYETIQVMLRGIGFELTDVLEFETDAGLGNGGLGRLAACFLDSMATLNVPGFGYGIRYDYGIFNQIIANGSQLEMPDHWDADGVPYEVVRSDISFSVGFFGHTETRVSGKGKIQHDWVPDETVLASAHDYPIPGFNTSTVNYLRLWAAKSSEEFNLDYFNHGDYMKAVQDKSISENISKVLYPNDTTEQGKVLRLKQQYFMVCASLQDILIQFRESTYNLKELPNYVAIQLNDTHPSIGIAELMRIFLDNEEMDWEPAWEVVTKVFSYTNHTVLPEALETWRVELFEKLLPRHLEIIYEINHRFLSEVRSRCVLSEEEIQQVSIIEEGHEKRIRMANLAVIGSYRVNGVAELHSELIKKTIFQAFTKVFPEKFNNKTNGITPRRWLLQSNPGLANLISKRIGNDFTTDLYKLKALESFVDDPDFQNDWRKVKQTAKDDLAKLIKSETGISIDPKSLIDVQIKRFHEYKRQLLNILRVIALYRRIKENPSRNVTPRTVIFGGKAAPGYYMAKLIIKLINNVAWVVNRDPDVADRLKVVFLPNYRVSLAERIIPGSNLSEQISTAGTEASGTSNMKFMLNGALTIGTLDGANVEILEEVGKENIYIFGLHTEEVYRLKEAGYQPADFIRRNEDLHRVLLMIRENLFSMGEPGIFGPIYDSLYYTDNYLLMADFDAYDETQNLVAKDYLDETTWTKKSILNVARSGKFSSDRTIREYAKDIWKVPLLDTVPPKTIYKLPQN; via the coding sequence ATGGTTGTCACGAATCCTCGTTTAATTACCCTTTTATCAGAAGAACAAAAAGCCGACTTGGCTTCGATGGAAAAACAATTTGCCCACCATCTAGAATATACCATTGGTAAAAACAGGTTCAATCTTAAAAACGAAGATATATACAAAGCACTCGGTCATACCATAAGAGACTTTCTCATTGATCGATTGAATGTCACTCACGAACGTTACAGAAATGAAAATCCCAAACGAGTCTTTTATTTTTCTTTAGAGTTTCTTATGGGACGCACTCTGATGAATGCTCTCATCAATCTCGGGTTATACGAAACCATCCAAGTAATGCTTCGAGGGATCGGATTTGAGCTAACAGACGTTTTGGAATTTGAAACGGATGCGGGTCTTGGGAACGGGGGACTTGGGCGACTGGCGGCTTGTTTTTTAGATTCGATGGCCACTCTCAATGTTCCAGGGTTTGGTTATGGAATCCGTTACGATTATGGAATCTTCAACCAAATCATTGCTAACGGAAGCCAACTGGAAATGCCCGACCACTGGGATGCCGACGGAGTTCCTTACGAAGTAGTTCGCTCAGACATTTCCTTTTCCGTTGGTTTTTTTGGACATACAGAAACTCGGGTATCTGGAAAAGGAAAAATCCAACACGATTGGGTCCCTGATGAAACAGTCCTTGCTTCTGCCCATGATTATCCAATACCTGGCTTTAACACGAGTACGGTGAACTACCTTCGTCTTTGGGCGGCCAAATCTTCCGAAGAGTTTAATTTGGATTATTTCAATCATGGCGACTACATGAAAGCCGTGCAGGACAAATCCATATCAGAAAATATTTCCAAAGTTTTGTATCCGAACGACACCACCGAACAAGGAAAGGTGCTTCGTCTCAAACAACAATACTTTATGGTCTGTGCATCTCTCCAAGACATCTTAATTCAATTTCGAGAATCCACTTACAATCTAAAAGAACTCCCAAACTACGTTGCCATCCAATTGAATGATACCCATCCAAGCATTGGGATTGCGGAACTCATGCGAATTTTTCTGGATAATGAAGAGATGGACTGGGAACCCGCTTGGGAGGTTGTCACAAAAGTTTTTTCTTATACCAACCATACGGTTTTGCCAGAAGCTTTGGAAACATGGAGGGTGGAACTTTTTGAAAAACTTCTTCCCAGACATTTAGAAATTATTTATGAAATCAACCATCGGTTTTTGTCAGAGGTTCGCAGCAGGTGCGTTCTATCAGAAGAGGAAATCCAACAAGTCAGTATCATAGAAGAAGGTCACGAAAAAAGAATTCGAATGGCAAATTTAGCAGTCATTGGTTCTTACCGTGTGAATGGTGTGGCGGAACTCCATTCGGAGCTGATTAAAAAAACCATCTTCCAGGCATTTACCAAAGTATTTCCCGAAAAGTTTAATAACAAAACCAATGGAATCACACCACGCCGATGGTTACTCCAATCAAACCCCGGTTTGGCGAATCTTATCTCCAAACGAATTGGGAATGATTTTACTACTGATTTGTACAAACTAAAAGCGTTAGAATCTTTTGTAGATGATCCAGATTTTCAAAATGATTGGCGTAAAGTAAAACAAACTGCCAAAGATGATTTAGCAAAACTGATCAAAAGTGAAACCGGAATCTCCATTGATCCAAAGTCTTTGATTGATGTACAAATCAAACGATTCCATGAATACAAACGCCAACTTTTAAATATTCTTCGAGTGATTGCTTTGTACAGAAGGATCAAAGAAAATCCATCGCGAAACGTCACACCGCGGACAGTGATTTTTGGGGGGAAGGCTGCTCCCGGATACTACATGGCCAAACTCATCATCAAGCTCATCAACAATGTGGCTTGGGTGGTTAACCGAGATCCAGATGTGGCCGACAGGTTAAAGGTGGTTTTTTTACCGAACTACCGAGTGAGCCTTGCTGAAAGAATCATTCCTGGTAGCAATTTATCCGAACAAATTTCCACAGCAGGAACGGAAGCCTCAGGAACCAGTAACATGAAATTTATGTTAAACGGTGCATTGACCATTGGAACTTTGGATGGTGCCAACGTGGAAATTTTGGAAGAGGTGGGCAAAGAGAACATTTATATTTTTGGTCTCCACACGGAAGAAGTCTATCGTTTGAAGGAAGCGGGATACCAACCTGCCGATTTCATTCGTCGCAATGAAGACCTTCACCGTGTTCTCCTCATGATCCGAGAAAATTTATTCTCCATGGGAGAACCTGGTATTTTTGGCCCCATCTATGATAGCCTTTATTATACAGACAATTATCTGCTGATGGCTGATTTTGATGCGTATGACGAGACCCAAAATCTTGTGGCCAAAGATTATTTGGATGAAACCACTTGGACAAAAAAATCCATTTTGAATGTGGCAAGGTCAGGCAAATTCTCTTCGGATCGTACCATTCGGGAATACGCCAAGGACATCTGGAAGGTTCCGCTTCTTGACACAGTTCCTCCTAAAACTATCTATAAATTGCCACAAAACTGA
- a CDS encoding ABC transporter permease, whose protein sequence is MEKVSILWALVRRDYALQYAGSFLGISWMFLQNLVLISLYALVFLVLNLKNPSTQEDFTAYLLTGLLYWIPIQELFVRGTGILTDNRSLLKRSSLGIDLFLWIPYVQFLIHSFVTSIPVFFYLAYSGKLNLSGILLGYLILIFSGLYLMLLLHYLSRLNILLKDISPLIRLVSQLVFWGIPVLYYPTGYLKEWNRLNPFTIPLDIFRTSVIPGYTPQFDWIQILPFLFFFFLVYLLAKRKFQSVILDHL, encoded by the coding sequence ATGGAGAAAGTATCCATACTTTGGGCTCTCGTTCGGCGTGATTATGCACTACAATATGCAGGATCCTTTTTAGGCATCTCCTGGATGTTCCTTCAAAATTTGGTACTCATCAGTTTGTACGCACTGGTATTTCTAGTGCTCAATTTAAAAAATCCATCCACACAAGAAGATTTCACTGCTTACCTGCTAACAGGGCTTTTGTATTGGATTCCGATCCAAGAACTCTTTGTCCGTGGCACGGGAATCCTCACAGACAACCGTAGTTTGTTAAAAAGATCCAGTCTTGGGATCGATTTGTTTTTATGGATTCCTTATGTCCAATTTCTCATCCATAGTTTTGTCACATCCATTCCTGTGTTTTTCTATTTGGCCTATTCTGGAAAATTAAACTTATCTGGAATCCTTCTGGGATATTTGATTCTGATATTTTCTGGGCTTTATTTGATGTTACTTCTTCACTATCTTTCTAGGTTGAATATTCTGTTAAAGGATATTTCACCTTTGATTCGTTTGGTGAGCCAACTTGTTTTCTGGGGAATTCCTGTTCTGTATTATCCAACGGGATATTTAAAAGAGTGGAACCGTTTGAATCCATTTACCATTCCTTTAGATATCTTTCGTACCTCCGTGATTCCAGGATACACTCCCCAATTTGATTGGATTCAAATTTTACCGTTTCTCTTTTTTTTCTTTCTTGTTTATCTACTTGCCAAACGTAAATTCCAATCGGTGATATTGGACCATCTTTAA
- a CDS encoding HEAT repeat domain-containing protein, protein MTNYPKTSKTYSISFGRIWKTNTSSKLSTVASSSWNLSSNKIRPLILFLVFLSLSPVFGKEKELTPEQISKKKEVLSKIIRYGTSQERKQALGELTRFPKENAGELYDLIGEQLKSEKDMGMKIVLLKTIGDLDLKENKDTIITFFEDSNEDVAKQAVNSAKKMKLAEATNPLLEKVKKEDFTKNSNSLSLYITALADLPDGKVAAPFLETKFREKFNNADMRGQIALYFGTVLYSEAESALMEVAFDEIQPTTLRCYSMNTLGKLKSETAKPKLYELLDSLKKTAGKLDAKKAQSLKIYAIGALVTMGDKEVFQELNEFARDDDSMVRLRAIEFMGSLKDPKALELLEYKRDRDPSPKVQKAAKKAIDQINGKDSPVEEEKSIEEKPEEEPK, encoded by the coding sequence TTGACGAACTATCCAAAGACATCAAAGACCTACTCGATAAGTTTCGGCAGAATTTGGAAAACCAACACCTCATCCAAGCTCTCAACCGTCGCATCATCGAGTTGGAATCTCAGCAGTAACAAAATACGACCGCTCATCCTCTTTTTAGTTTTCCTTTCTCTTTCTCCAGTTTTTGGGAAAGAGAAAGAACTCACTCCCGAACAAATTTCCAAAAAAAAAGAAGTCCTTTCTAAAATCATTCGTTATGGGACAAGCCAGGAAAGAAAACAAGCATTAGGTGAGCTAACTCGTTTTCCCAAAGAAAATGCGGGTGAACTTTATGATCTCATTGGTGAACAATTAAAATCAGAAAAAGATATGGGAATGAAAATTGTCCTCCTAAAAACCATTGGGGATTTGGATCTAAAGGAAAACAAAGATACCATCATTACTTTTTTTGAAGATTCCAATGAAGATGTTGCCAAACAAGCTGTTAACTCTGCTAAAAAAATGAAATTAGCGGAAGCAACAAACCCCTTACTGGAAAAAGTAAAAAAGGAAGATTTCACAAAGAATAGTAATTCACTCAGTTTGTACATTACTGCCTTGGCGGACTTACCGGATGGAAAGGTGGCAGCTCCTTTTTTGGAAACCAAATTTCGCGAAAAGTTTAATAACGCCGATATGCGTGGTCAAATTGCCCTATACTTTGGAACTGTTTTGTATTCCGAGGCTGAATCGGCGCTTATGGAAGTGGCCTTTGATGAAATCCAACCCACAACTTTACGTTGTTATTCGATGAATACACTTGGTAAGTTAAAATCAGAAACCGCCAAGCCAAAGTTATATGAACTTTTAGATTCCTTAAAAAAAACCGCAGGTAAATTGGATGCTAAAAAAGCACAATCCTTAAAGATCTATGCAATTGGTGCCCTTGTGACCATGGGAGACAAAGAAGTATTTCAGGAACTGAATGAATTTGCCCGTGATGATGATAGTATGGTGCGACTCCGTGCGATTGAATTTATGGGTAGTTTGAAAGATCCAAAAGCATTGGAACTGTTAGAATACAAACGCGATCGTGATCCAAGTCCGAAAGTACAAAAGGCAGCAAAAAAAGCCATCGACCAAATCAATGGAAAAGACAGTCCTGTGGAGGAAGAAAAATCCATAGAGGAAAAACCAGAAGAAGAACCCAAATGA
- a CDS encoding UDP-glucose/GDP-mannose dehydrogenase family protein, with protein MKVCVVGTGYVGLVAGTCFAEYGNEVICIDKDEKKISDLKQGIIPIYEPGLTELVERNHKEGRLHFSTSLKDGVESSEFVFIAVGTPTSDNGSADLRFVFAVAEEVGKAMNGYKIIVDKSTVPVGTADQVKVIVAKHTKHPFDVVSNPEFLKEGAAIDDFMRPERVVIGAESEVAAKKMSELYSPFVLNGNPIITMSIRSAELTKYACNAFLATKISFVNEIANLCDALGANYDDVRKGMGTDSRIGRQFLYAGIGYGGSCFPKDVRALLRTAEEVNAPMHIIQSVEDVNEKQKTRLTDKIFEHFKSTDMKGKTFGIWGLAFKPGTDDMREAPSIPLIYELHKNGAKIQVFDPAATETSKYYFDGKVEYKKDAYSALQGADAMLLLTEWREFREPDFNKIKSLLKSPLIFDGRNQYKPTLMNELGFTYYSIGNR; from the coding sequence ATGAAAGTTTGTGTGGTCGGAACCGGATATGTGGGCCTCGTTGCAGGAACCTGTTTTGCCGAATATGGCAATGAAGTGATTTGTATTGATAAAGATGAAAAGAAAATCAGCGACCTGAAACAAGGGATCATACCCATCTATGAACCAGGTCTTACGGAACTTGTGGAGCGGAACCACAAAGAAGGAAGGCTCCATTTTTCGACCTCACTAAAAGATGGAGTTGAGTCTTCTGAGTTTGTTTTTATCGCGGTGGGAACACCTACTTCTGATAACGGGTCTGCTGATTTACGATTCGTTTTTGCCGTAGCGGAAGAAGTCGGTAAAGCAATGAACGGATATAAAATCATTGTTGATAAATCGACAGTTCCTGTTGGAACTGCAGACCAAGTAAAGGTTATTGTTGCAAAACACACAAAACATCCGTTTGATGTAGTCTCTAATCCAGAGTTTTTAAAAGAAGGTGCAGCGATTGATGACTTTATGCGTCCAGAGCGCGTTGTCATTGGTGCTGAATCCGAAGTCGCTGCTAAAAAAATGAGCGAACTTTATTCTCCATTTGTTTTAAACGGAAATCCAATCATTACCATGAGCATTCGTTCTGCGGAACTCACTAAATATGCCTGTAACGCCTTCCTTGCGACAAAGATTTCCTTCGTCAATGAAATCGCCAATCTCTGTGATGCTCTTGGTGCTAATTATGATGATGTCCGAAAAGGGATGGGAACGGATTCAAGAATTGGACGCCAGTTTTTATATGCAGGGATTGGATATGGTGGGTCTTGTTTTCCAAAAGATGTTAGAGCACTTCTCAGAACAGCAGAGGAAGTTAATGCTCCCATGCATATCATTCAATCAGTGGAAGATGTAAACGAAAAACAAAAAACTCGTTTAACCGATAAAATTTTTGAACACTTCAAATCAACAGATATGAAAGGCAAAACTTTTGGTATTTGGGGATTAGCTTTTAAACCAGGAACAGATGATATGCGGGAAGCTCCTTCCATTCCTCTAATTTATGAACTACATAAAAATGGTGCTAAAATCCAAGTGTTTGATCCAGCTGCTACAGAAACATCGAAGTATTATTTTGATGGGAAAGTCGAATACAAAAAAGACGCGTATTCGGCTCTCCAAGGTGCAGATGCTATGTTACTCTTAACCGAATGGCGCGAGTTTAGGGAACCTGACTTTAATAAAATTAAATCCTTATTAAAATCTCCCCTTATTTTTGATGGAAGAAACCAATACAAACCAACTCTTATGAACGAGTTAGGTTTTACTTATTATTCTATCGGTAACAGATAA
- a CDS encoding thioredoxin fold domain-containing protein — protein MVRKLLPVFIFLCGSAIYSESPWGSSIQKGFETAKQDKKFVIVDVFADWCTYCLVLEKEIFPDPEVSRVLDSFVKVRLDGEEFPNLRKKYSIEGYPTILFLDGDGNYVTKISGLATKEDILGISKRILQEPNIESYLKTELRRNVNNPDIHFRLGLLYFQNKEFEKAELQFTETIQKSKPSSILKENAYFNLNLVKSIHGPKDSAAKSWKEFLALYPSSNRKITAKLYYGLTLKEAGELKLAKSILDEIKPQLITENDKSMCNEALSEIEKGF, from the coding sequence ATGGTTCGTAAGTTACTACCTGTTTTCATCTTTCTTTGCGGAAGCGCAATTTATTCCGAATCCCCTTGGGGAAGTTCGATCCAAAAAGGATTCGAGACGGCAAAACAGGACAAAAAGTTTGTCATTGTGGATGTATTTGCAGATTGGTGTACCTACTGTTTGGTTTTAGAAAAAGAAATTTTTCCTGATCCAGAAGTAAGTCGAGTCTTAGATAGTTTCGTAAAAGTGAGGTTAGATGGAGAAGAATTTCCCAACCTAAGGAAAAAATACAGTATAGAAGGTTATCCGACTATTTTGTTTTTAGATGGGGACGGTAACTATGTAACTAAAATTTCTGGGCTCGCCACAAAAGAAGATATCCTTGGAATTTCTAAGAGAATCCTTCAAGAACCAAATATTGAATCCTACCTCAAAACAGAACTTAGACGGAATGTGAATAACCCAGACATCCACTTTCGTTTGGGTTTATTGTATTTTCAAAACAAAGAGTTTGAAAAGGCAGAACTCCAGTTTACAGAAACCATCCAAAAATCCAAACCTTCCTCAATACTTAAAGAAAACGCATATTTCAATTTAAACTTAGTCAAATCCATTCATGGTCCCAAAGATTCTGCTGCAAAATCGTGGAAAGAGTTTTTGGCACTGTATCCATCATCAAATCGAAAAATCACTGCCAAACTATATTATGGACTTACTTTAAAAGAAGCGGGTGAATTGAAACTTGCAAAATCCATTCTTGATGAAATTAAACCGCAGTTAATCACTGAAAATGATAAATCGATGTGTAACGAAGCTTTGTCTGAAATAGAAAAAGGATTTTAG
- the hisE gene encoding phosphoribosyl-ATP diphosphatase, translating to MEFLLKLEDLLRKRKEELPEKSYTAELFRDGVDRILKKIGEEAGEVIIAAKNPNEKELIHEIADLVFHLEVLMVEKGISLSTIAKELEKRHS from the coding sequence ATGGAATTTTTACTGAAATTGGAAGATTTACTCCGCAAACGTAAGGAAGAATTGCCTGAAAAGTCTTATACAGCTGAACTTTTCCGTGATGGTGTTGACCGCATTCTTAAAAAAATTGGAGAGGAAGCCGGTGAGGTCATCATTGCGGCAAAAAATCCGAACGAAAAAGAACTCATTCATGAAATTGCCGACTTGGTGTTTCATTTAGAAGTGCTTATGGTGGAAAAAGGAATTAGTCTATCTACCATAGCAAAAGAATTGGAAAAACGCCACAGCTAA